In Flavobacterium sp. WV_118_3, one DNA window encodes the following:
- a CDS encoding ankyrin repeat domain-containing protein: MDINKELVIAAEAGDIETVKQMLAKGADASAMGPNSGALHCAAAYGHREIVQLLLQHGANPNVADNQSFYPIHLATAYKHIDIVRDLIANGAKTDVVTSSQGTILHVAAANDFYELLHISEVKRPLMETRDHEQKTPLNVAASLGNYAFGWRLIDSGADVNTLDEYGFSPLLNVLMRLGQAKVEHWESEGTNSGVYVKYLIENGCFRYIKPYNGGENEKGRVLSLMDQYDISGYSWGPTEHRNYVGCIYLAKHLIQKKVDVNIRGNNGNTPMIMACSAGEPEAIKLLAKKGASFDVKNEQGIAPLHYVARSKRVDGLKTFLKLNENVDINQLDGNGWTAGHYLGDIGGPAEMAKILVKAGLDTTIGSTKQVGALPVGTTAKEVAEHWKDTEMAKLLTPKKAKAK, encoded by the coding sequence ATGGACATCAACAAAGAACTTGTAATCGCCGCGGAAGCCGGCGATATCGAAACGGTAAAGCAGATGCTTGCCAAAGGTGCCGATGCGAGTGCCATGGGACCCAATTCGGGCGCTTTACACTGCGCAGCGGCCTATGGTCATCGCGAAATCGTACAACTTTTACTGCAACACGGTGCCAACCCAAATGTGGCGGATAATCAATCGTTTTATCCGATCCATCTGGCAACTGCCTACAAACACATAGACATCGTTCGGGATCTGATTGCAAACGGGGCTAAAACCGACGTGGTGACTTCAAGTCAGGGGACGATACTGCACGTGGCGGCGGCAAACGACTTCTACGAGTTACTCCACATATCGGAAGTCAAAAGACCGTTAATGGAAACCAGAGATCACGAACAGAAAACGCCGTTAAACGTAGCCGCATCGCTCGGTAATTATGCGTTTGGATGGCGCCTTATTGACTCTGGTGCCGATGTAAACACCCTGGACGAATATGGATTTTCGCCTTTACTTAATGTTTTGATGCGTTTGGGACAAGCCAAAGTCGAACATTGGGAATCGGAAGGAACTAATTCCGGTGTTTATGTAAAATACCTGATCGAAAACGGCTGTTTCCGCTATATAAAACCGTACAATGGCGGTGAAAACGAAAAAGGACGTGTGCTTTCGCTTATGGATCAATACGATATCTCCGGATATTCCTGGGGACCAACCGAGCATCGCAATTACGTAGGCTGTATCTATCTGGCCAAACATCTGATTCAGAAAAAAGTGGATGTAAACATTCGCGGTAACAATGGCAATACTCCAATGATCATGGCTTGCTCCGCCGGTGAACCGGAAGCAATCAAGCTATTGGCCAAAAAAGGAGCGTCTTTCGACGTCAAAAACGAACAGGGAATTGCGCCTTTACATTACGTAGCGCGCAGTAAACGTGTCGACGGTTTAAAGACTTTTCTTAAACTTAACGAAAATGTGGACATCAACCAATTGGATGGAAACGGATGGACGGCCGGACATTATCTGGGCGATATAGGCGGACCTGCCGAAATGGCAAAAATCCTGGTAAAAGCCGGTCTCGATACCACAATCGGAAGTACCAAACAAGTAGGCGCACTTCCTGTCGGAACCACTGCAAAAGAAGTGGCCGAACATTGGAAAGACACCGAAATGGCAAAACTTCTAACACCGAAAAAAGCAAAAGCAAAATAA
- a CDS encoding asparaginase: MSNRPNILLIYTGGTIGMVKDAETGALKAFDFDELLLRIPELKLLDCDIATFSFKEPIDSSNMNPQKWVAMANAIETNYDKFDGFVVLHGSDTMSYSASALSFMLENLGKPVVFTGSQLPIGDLRTDAKENLITAIQIATLKNKNKPLITEVCLYFEYKLYRGNRTTKISAEHFNAFASPNYPAIAESGVHLKVNEELLFHKSGTKKLKVNTDFDDHVVIIKMFPGINESVLQAVLHIPNLKGVVLETYGSGNAPTEDWFIATLEKAIEKGLHVVNVTQCSGGSVNMDKYETGLELKKIGVISGRDITTEAAIAKLMYLLGQQVSPSVFKTIFETAIRGEMS, translated from the coding sequence ATGTCTAACCGACCGAACATTCTGTTAATCTATACAGGCGGTACCATTGGTATGGTAAAAGATGCCGAAACGGGTGCGCTTAAAGCCTTTGATTTTGACGAATTGTTATTACGCATCCCGGAATTAAAGCTGTTAGACTGCGATATTGCGACGTTTTCGTTTAAAGAACCGATCGATTCGTCTAATATGAACCCGCAAAAATGGGTGGCTATGGCGAATGCAATTGAAACAAACTACGATAAATTTGATGGCTTTGTGGTGTTGCACGGTTCGGATACGATGTCGTATTCGGCTTCGGCATTGAGTTTTATGCTTGAAAACTTAGGTAAGCCGGTGGTGTTTACCGGTTCGCAATTGCCAATAGGGGATTTAAGAACCGATGCAAAAGAAAACCTGATTACAGCAATACAAATTGCGACCTTAAAAAATAAAAACAAACCGTTGATCACGGAAGTATGTTTGTATTTCGAATACAAATTATACCGAGGGAACCGGACAACCAAAATAAGCGCGGAACATTTCAATGCTTTTGCATCGCCCAATTATCCGGCCATTGCCGAATCGGGTGTGCATTTAAAAGTAAACGAAGAACTACTGTTCCATAAAAGCGGAACTAAAAAACTAAAAGTCAACACGGACTTCGACGATCATGTAGTGATCATCAAAATGTTTCCGGGGATTAACGAAAGCGTATTACAGGCGGTTTTGCATATTCCAAATCTTAAAGGAGTTGTACTGGAAACTTACGGTTCTGGTAATGCACCAACGGAAGACTGGTTTATTGCGACGCTGGAAAAAGCCATCGAAAAAGGACTTCATGTGGTCAATGTGACCCAATGTTCGGGCGGAAGTGTGAATATGGACAAATATGAAACCGGATTGGAGCTTAAAAAAATAGGCGTTATTTCGGGTCGGGATATCACTACGGAAGCCGCGATAGCCAAGCTGATGTACTTGTTGGGACAGCAGGTTTCCCCTTCGGTTTTTAAAACCATATTCGAAACGGCAATTCGCGGTGAAATGAGCTAG
- a CDS encoding 1-acyl-sn-glycerol-3-phosphate acyltransferase: MSKFDHIRQFYDSEVNEALQSIMHHPMMKALMSFTFPDVDEAVWMEQLKRTHSIRDFQVNFIYQSVQRVLEKSSDGLTTSGFEKLDPNTAYLFISNHRDIILDTSLLNVSLFDHGMIMTASAIGDNLVQKSFLLSLSKLNRNFLVQRGLSPRELLQSSKLMSEFMYHLLTKENRSVWIAQREGRTKDGNDATHPGVLKMLAMACEGKDVIPFFKKLKIVPVSISYEYDPTDALKMPQLMAEANDEVYIKEKNEDFITLISGIIGQKKRIHIHVGDILDTELDKIGAEFDNSNKQIQALAQVIDDSILSTYRLWPTNFIAYDLLHKTDQFSDKYTQKEKQLFERRLEMKLGAEVKTLRDGFLAMYANPVINKMKYENV, encoded by the coding sequence ATGTCAAAATTTGATCATATACGCCAGTTTTATGATTCTGAAGTAAATGAAGCACTGCAAAGCATCATGCATCATCCGATGATGAAGGCTTTGATGAGCTTTACGTTTCCCGATGTAGATGAAGCGGTATGGATGGAGCAATTAAAAAGGACACATTCTATCAGAGACTTTCAGGTAAATTTTATTTATCAGTCGGTACAAAGAGTGTTGGAAAAAAGCTCCGATGGCTTAACCACTTCCGGTTTCGAGAAACTGGATCCGAATACGGCTTATCTGTTCATTTCGAACCATAGGGATATCATTCTGGATACTTCTTTATTGAATGTCAGCCTTTTTGATCATGGAATGATTATGACGGCCTCGGCAATTGGAGATAATCTGGTACAAAAGTCCTTTTTATTATCCCTTTCCAAATTAAACCGTAACTTTTTGGTACAACGCGGATTATCGCCAAGAGAATTACTGCAAAGTTCCAAGCTGATGTCGGAATTTATGTACCATTTGTTGACAAAGGAGAATCGTTCGGTATGGATTGCCCAGCGCGAAGGACGTACAAAAGATGGAAATGATGCAACACATCCCGGTGTGTTGAAAATGTTGGCAATGGCCTGTGAAGGAAAAGACGTAATTCCCTTTTTTAAGAAATTAAAAATAGTACCGGTATCGATTTCCTATGAATACGACCCTACGGATGCATTAAAAATGCCACAATTAATGGCCGAAGCAAACGATGAGGTGTATATAAAAGAAAAAAACGAAGATTTTATAACGCTGATTAGCGGCATTATCGGACAGAAAAAGCGAATCCATATCCATGTTGGTGACATATTGGATACGGAATTGGATAAGATTGGTGCCGAATTTGATAATTCCAACAAACAAATTCAGGCATTGGCACAGGTAATCGACGATTCAATTCTGTCGACCTACAGATTGTGGCCAACCAATTTTATTGCTTACGATTTACTACATAAAACGGATCAATTTTCGGATAAATACACACAAAAAGAGAAGCAACTTTTCGAACGAAGATTGGAAATGAAATTAGGTGCAGAAGTAAAAACACTGCGTGATGGTTTCCTGGCGATGTATGCCAATCCGGTTATCAATAAAATGAAATACGAAAATGTCTAA
- a CDS encoding TatD family hydrolase translates to MTLTDTHTHLYSEEFDQDRDEMIARAIAAGVTRFFVPSIDSTYTEKMYALEKAYPGHIYLMMGLHPCYVKENYKEELAHVEAALAQREFKAIGEIGIDLYWDKTTLEIQKIAFRYQIQLAKKYKLPINIHCREAFDEIFEVLELEKSDELFGIFHCFSGTYEQALQAISYNMKLGIGGVVTFKNGKIDQFLNQIDLKHLVLETDSPYLAPVPYRGKRNESGYTRLVAEKLAELYQLPVAEIARITTENSKAIFGI, encoded by the coding sequence ATGACTTTAACAGATACCCATACGCATTTATATTCGGAAGAATTTGATCAGGATCGGGATGAAATGATTGCAAGAGCCATTGCAGCAGGTGTGACCCGTTTTTTTGTACCGTCGATCGATTCGACGTATACGGAAAAAATGTATGCCTTGGAAAAAGCCTATCCGGGACATATATACCTCATGATGGGTTTGCATCCATGCTATGTAAAGGAAAATTACAAAGAAGAACTGGCGCATGTAGAAGCGGCATTGGCGCAACGGGAATTTAAAGCCATTGGTGAAATCGGGATCGATTTGTATTGGGATAAAACCACACTGGAGATTCAGAAAATAGCGTTCCGTTATCAGATTCAACTGGCTAAAAAATACAAATTGCCCATTAACATTCATTGTCGGGAAGCATTCGATGAAATTTTTGAAGTACTCGAACTGGAAAAATCAGACGAATTATTCGGTATTTTCCATTGTTTTAGCGGAACCTACGAACAGGCTTTACAGGCTATTTCTTATAATATGAAATTAGGAATCGGCGGTGTTGTAACCTTTAAAAACGGTAAAATTGATCAATTTTTAAACCAAATTGACCTAAAACATCTGGTATTGGAAACCGATTCGCCCTATCTGGCACCGGTTCCCTATCGCGGAAAGCGAAACGAAAGTGGTTATACCCGATTAGTGGCCGAAAAACTGGCGGAACTCTATCAACTTCCGGTTGCCGAAATCGCCCGAATCACTACGGAGAACTCCAAAGCAATTTTTGGGATTTAA
- a CDS encoding retropepsin-like aspartic protease: protein MENLQDVLKDNGYTKIPFKVSKTQHLLIKAKINGVSGDFILDTGASNSCIGFESIGHFLLSAEDSPTKASGAGATGMHTQMASGNLLQLSRWKTDDFSVVIFDMSHVNLALQQYKAKPVHGIIGADILLKGKGIIDYYNHYLYLKKK, encoded by the coding sequence ATGGAAAATTTACAGGACGTTTTAAAAGACAACGGCTATACCAAAATCCCTTTTAAAGTATCGAAAACACAACATTTACTGATCAAAGCCAAGATCAACGGGGTTTCCGGTGATTTTATTTTAGATACCGGCGCTTCCAACAGTTGTATCGGTTTTGAAAGCATTGGTCATTTTTTACTATCCGCGGAAGATTCTCCAACAAAAGCTTCCGGTGCCGGCGCTACCGGTATGCACACACAAATGGCTTCAGGTAATTTGTTACAACTTTCGCGATGGAAAACGGATGATTTTTCAGTGGTCATTTTTGATATGAGTCATGTGAATCTTGCACTTCAACAGTACAAAGCGAAACCGGTTCACGGGATAATTGGTGCAGATATCCTATTAAAAGGCAAAGGAATTATCGATTATTACAATCATTATCTTTATCTCAAGAAAAAATAA
- a CDS encoding T9SS type A sorting domain-containing protein, which translates to MKKNYLFSLLVSLVMTVVMGQVCPVPGNVAVTNITSNSAVISWTGSATTQWEVYITPAGTAAPNSTTTGIVVTSNPFVVTNLIGCTTYNAYVKAICTPTESSNWTAAMPFSTNLGVNSDIPDLEVCDANMDGIATFDLTSNNYAILFGLNPSEYTVTFFETISHAYTNAYALASPTNYVNINPQQMQIYVRVENNTSGCFAIGSFYIRTTNSPSVYLPANGQICYDQINSTATPYSINTNLPANGYLFQWHKDSVIIAGATGNSFSATTEGTYTVSVENSATGCTATATILLTYSNAVNATASIDDQTITINAAGPGNYQYQIDNEPAQSSNIFENVTLGTHTIAVIPVNSSCSPMYLTVQVTTPSAPRGQSTQTFTQGQTLANLVVNGQNIHWYATPSAPGLTTTTQTPLPLTTVLTHNTTYYASQTINGIESPDRLAVTVQLTALGNEDFNFKKLAYYPNPVTTSLTISNPEAFTGITISNLLGQIVFDRTVNTTLHEIDFSNLSKGIYLVRITVNNQIKTFKIVKE; encoded by the coding sequence ATGAAGAAAAACTACTTATTTTCCTTACTCGTATCACTTGTAATGACTGTCGTTATGGGGCAAGTTTGTCCCGTACCGGGTAACGTCGCGGTGACCAATATCACCTCGAATTCTGCCGTGATCAGCTGGACAGGTTCCGCCACAACACAATGGGAAGTCTATATCACTCCCGCCGGAACGGCAGCTCCAAACAGTACTACAACCGGAATTGTTGTAACCAGCAACCCTTTTGTGGTGACCAATCTTATCGGATGTACCACTTACAATGCATATGTAAAAGCTATTTGTACTCCAACAGAAAGCAGCAATTGGACGGCGGCAATGCCTTTTTCAACCAATTTAGGGGTTAATTCTGATATTCCGGATTTGGAAGTTTGCGATGCCAATATGGACGGTATTGCCACATTTGACTTAACTTCGAATAATTACGCCATTTTATTCGGCCTTAATCCTTCTGAATATACCGTAACTTTTTTTGAAACAATATCCCACGCGTATACCAATGCATATGCTTTGGCTTCGCCGACAAACTATGTAAATATCAATCCACAGCAAATGCAAATTTATGTTCGGGTAGAAAACAACACTTCAGGATGTTTTGCGATTGGCAGTTTCTACATCAGAACAACAAATTCACCAAGTGTTTATTTACCGGCAAATGGTCAAATCTGCTATGATCAAATAAACAGTACCGCCACCCCTTATAGCATTAACACTAATTTACCAGCCAATGGATATTTATTCCAATGGCATAAAGACTCGGTAATCATTGCCGGAGCAACCGGGAACTCCTTTTCGGCAACAACCGAAGGAACCTATACTGTTTCCGTAGAAAACAGTGCTACAGGATGTACCGCTACGGCTACAATTTTACTGACTTATTCCAATGCTGTAAACGCTACTGCTTCTATAGATGATCAAACTATTACAATCAATGCTGCCGGACCTGGAAATTACCAGTATCAGATCGACAATGAACCGGCACAATCGAGCAATATTTTTGAAAATGTAACCTTAGGAACCCACACTATTGCTGTGATCCCTGTTAATTCCAGTTGTTCCCCTATGTACCTAACCGTACAGGTGACGACACCTTCGGCACCACGTGGACAATCGACACAAACATTTACACAAGGACAAACCTTAGCCAATCTGGTTGTTAACGGACAAAACATTCATTGGTATGCCACTCCTTCGGCTCCCGGTTTAACAACAACGACTCAAACACCGTTACCCTTGACTACCGTTTTAACGCACAATACTACCTATTATGCTTCGCAAACCATTAATGGTATTGAAAGTCCGGATCGTTTGGCTGTGACGGTTCAGTTAACAGCATTGGGTAACGAAGATTTTAACTTTAAGAAATTAGCCTACTATCCGAATCCGGTTACCACTAGTCTAACCATTTCGAATCCGGAGGCTTTTACCGGAATAACGATTTCGAATTTGTTAGGTCAGATTGTTTTCGATCGTACCGTAAATACCACTTTACACGAAATTGATTTTTCGAATCTTTCCAAAGGAATTTATCTGGTTCGGATCACCGTCAACAATCAAATCAAGACCTTTAAAATCGTAAAAGAATAA
- a CDS encoding T9SS type A sorting domain-containing protein codes for MKKNYSLTLLLFILINNFAAGQNCPAPSIVLPAASTSYSISLLSMSAGSETQWEIIILPNGSPAPTASSTGTITNSNPYTVTNLEQCTSYDFYVRAKCSESENSSWTPRLDVYTSIPLVLPIPDLSVCDTDNDGYATFDLTAHSNLILTGLDTSFYSVAYYKNSNVIGSEANLIPNPESYINTTPFQTSIIVKVYSTIERCVHYALLNVIALPTPEVELHDATLCFDPSTQSSVPHIFDSQLSDTDYDFEWSLGNNPIDGANGNTYSTTTPGVYSVTVTNSTTGCQSTATATLLPSSTLTATATTNNQTVTITVDNPGSFQYQLDNGPAQSSPIFQNVAVGNHTITIIPIQSACPPFSISTTVTLSDVDFTFEKLRFSPNPVTNSLTISNPEAFTGITISNLLGQIVFDRNVNTTLHEIDFSNLSKGIYLVRITVNNQNKTFKVIKE; via the coding sequence ATGAAGAAAAACTACTCCTTAACCCTATTGCTTTTTATATTGATCAACAATTTTGCGGCGGGGCAAAATTGTCCGGCACCTTCGATTGTACTTCCCGCTGCCTCCACATCCTATTCGATATCACTTTTATCAATGTCTGCCGGAAGTGAAACACAGTGGGAAATTATTATACTTCCTAACGGAAGTCCCGCGCCTACGGCTTCTTCTACAGGTACCATTACCAATTCCAATCCCTATACCGTTACCAACCTTGAACAATGTACATCCTACGATTTTTATGTACGGGCAAAATGTTCTGAATCGGAAAATAGTAGCTGGACACCAAGGCTTGATGTTTACACTTCTATACCACTTGTACTCCCTATACCGGATTTATCGGTTTGCGATACCGATAATGACGGATATGCAACATTCGACCTTACGGCTCATAGTAATCTTATTTTAACTGGTTTGGATACTTCCTTTTATTCTGTCGCCTATTATAAGAATTCCAATGTAATCGGTAGTGAAGCGAACCTGATACCCAATCCGGAAAGTTATATCAATACGACCCCGTTTCAAACGTCTATTATTGTTAAAGTGTATAGCACTATTGAACGCTGTGTTCACTACGCCTTGTTAAATGTCATCGCGCTTCCAACGCCGGAAGTCGAACTACATGACGCTACGCTCTGTTTTGATCCGAGTACACAATCCAGTGTACCTCATATTTTTGATAGTCAATTATCCGATACGGACTACGATTTTGAGTGGTCGTTGGGAAATAATCCGATCGATGGCGCCAACGGAAATACCTATAGCACCACTACTCCTGGCGTATATAGCGTAACAGTCACTAATAGCACCACCGGTTGCCAGTCGACAGCAACAGCGACATTACTTCCATCTTCCACACTGACAGCAACTGCAACGACAAACAACCAAACGGTAACGATCACTGTGGACAATCCGGGTAGTTTCCAATACCAACTGGACAATGGCCCCGCACAAAGCAGTCCCATTTTTCAAAACGTAGCCGTTGGCAATCATACGATAACGATTATTCCGATACAATCCGCGTGTCCGCCGTTTTCGATTAGCACAACGGTAACGTTAAGTGATGTCGATTTTACTTTTGAAAAGTTACGCTTTTCCCCAAACCCGGTAACCAATAGCCTGACCATTTCGAATCCGGAGGCTTTTACCGGAATAACGATTTCGAATTTGTTAGGTCAGATTGTTTTCGACCGCAACGTAAATACCACTTTACACGAAATTGATTTTTCGAATCTTTCCAAAGGAATTTACCTCGTTCGGATCACCGTCAACAATCAAAACAAGACCTTTAAAGTTATAAAAGAATAA
- a CDS encoding TCR/Tet family MFS transporter translates to MKQKRKSAAIGFIFITMLIDITGWGIIIPVIPKLIEELIQGDVSVASKYGGWLTFAYAFTQFIFAPVIGNLSDKYGRRPIILVSLLGFALDYLLLSFAPTITWLFIGRILAGITGASITTASAYIADISTTEDRAKNFGMIGAAFGLGFIIGPVIGGVLGQYGARVPFYAAAVLCAINFLYGLFVLPESLTKENRRPFDWKRANPVGSLLNLKKYPSLIGLVVSMAILYIAAHAVHSNWSFFTMYRFHWDEKMVGISLGAIGLLVGLVQGGLIRWINPKLGNEKSIYMGMFLYTIGMFLFAFAYEGWMMLMFLVPYCLGGIAGPALQSVITSHVPPTEQGELQGTLTSLMSVTSIIGPPLMTNTFYFFTHDQAPFQFPGAPFLLGGTLMLISTIISYSVFRKGKL, encoded by the coding sequence ATGAAACAGAAACGAAAATCGGCAGCGATTGGTTTTATATTTATAACCATGCTCATCGATATTACCGGTTGGGGGATTATCATTCCGGTGATCCCAAAACTGATCGAAGAGTTGATACAAGGCGACGTTAGTGTGGCATCCAAATATGGCGGATGGTTGACATTTGCCTATGCCTTTACCCAATTTATTTTCGCCCCGGTAATCGGAAACCTAAGCGATAAATATGGACGAAGACCCATTATATTGGTTTCCCTTTTGGGATTTGCACTGGATTATTTGCTGTTGTCGTTTGCGCCGACTATCACCTGGTTGTTTATAGGGCGGATTCTGGCCGGTATCACCGGAGCGAGTATTACCACAGCCTCAGCTTATATTGCCGATATCAGTACCACTGAAGACCGGGCAAAAAACTTCGGAATGATCGGAGCGGCTTTTGGCCTCGGATTTATTATCGGACCGGTAATTGGTGGTGTATTGGGGCAATATGGCGCGCGGGTTCCGTTTTATGCAGCTGCCGTTTTGTGTGCAATCAACTTCCTGTATGGATTATTTGTTCTTCCGGAGTCGCTGACCAAAGAAAACCGACGTCCTTTCGACTGGAAAAGAGCAAACCCGGTAGGATCGTTGTTAAACCTGAAAAAATACCCGTCTTTAATTGGGTTGGTGGTGTCCATGGCGATATTGTACATTGCGGCACACGCTGTTCACAGTAACTGGAGTTTCTTTACGATGTACCGTTTCCATTGGGACGAAAAAATGGTCGGAATTTCATTAGGAGCCATTGGATTACTGGTTGGTTTGGTTCAGGGAGGTTTAATCCGGTGGATCAATCCAAAACTTGGAAATGAGAAAAGTATTTATATGGGGATGTTTTTGTATACCATCGGAATGTTCCTGTTTGCCTTTGCCTATGAAGGCTGGATGATGTTGATGTTCCTGGTACCGTACTGTCTGGGAGGTATCGCCGGACCTGCATTGCAATCGGTTATAACCAGTCATGTGCCACCAACGGAGCAAGGTGAATTACAAGGAACTTTAACGAGTTTGATGAGTGTAACGTCCATTATCGGGCCGCCATTAATGACCAATACGTTTTACTTTTTTACCCACGACCAAGCGCCGTTCCAATTTCCGGGTGCGCCCTTTTTGTTGGGAGGAACTTTGATGTTGATCAGTACCATAATATCCTATTCGGTATTCCGGAAAGGAAAATTATAG
- the odhB gene encoding 2-oxoglutarate dehydrogenase complex dihydrolipoyllysine-residue succinyltransferase encodes MILEMKVPSPGESITEVEIATWLVKDGDYVEKDQAIAEVDSDKATLELPAEASGIITLKAEEGDAVAVGQVVCLIDTGAAKPEGGAAAPAKEEKAVEAPKAEAPKAAPAPAATTYATGTPSPAARKILDEKNIQPAEIVGTGKGGRITKDDAVNAVPSMGTPTGGSRGSERTKLSMLRRKVAERLVSAKNETAMLTTFNEVDMSAIYALREEYKEAFKAKHGLGLGFMSFFTKAVTRALQLYPDVNSMIDGQEKISYDFCDISVAVSGPKGLMVPVVRSAELLTFRGVEAEIKRLAIRARDGQITVDEMTGGTFTISNGGVFGSMLSTPIINPPQSGILGMHNVVERAVVKNGQIVIAPVMFVALSYDHRIIDGRESVGFLVAVKEALENPVEILMDNNPKKALEL; translated from the coding sequence ATGATTTTAGAAATGAAAGTCCCTTCACCGGGGGAATCGATCACAGAAGTTGAAATCGCAACGTGGTTGGTAAAAGACGGAGATTATGTAGAAAAAGATCAGGCTATTGCAGAGGTTGATTCCGATAAGGCAACCCTGGAGTTACCAGCGGAAGCGAGTGGTATTATTACCCTTAAAGCGGAAGAAGGTGATGCCGTTGCAGTAGGTCAGGTAGTTTGTTTAATCGATACAGGAGCCGCAAAACCGGAAGGTGGCGCAGCAGCACCTGCAAAAGAAGAAAAAGCCGTTGAAGCTCCTAAGGCTGAAGCTCCAAAAGCAGCTCCGGCACCGGCAGCTACTACATATGCTACGGGAACACCATCTCCGGCAGCACGAAAAATTCTTGATGAGAAAAACATTCAGCCTGCAGAAATCGTTGGTACAGGTAAAGGTGGAAGAATTACAAAAGATGATGCGGTAAATGCAGTTCCATCTATGGGTACGCCTACAGGTGGAAGCAGAGGATCGGAAAGAACAAAATTATCCATGTTGCGTCGTAAAGTAGCGGAAAGATTGGTTTCTGCTAAAAACGAAACAGCCATGTTGACGACGTTCAACGAAGTGGATATGAGTGCGATCTATGCTTTACGCGAAGAATATAAAGAAGCTTTCAAAGCAAAACACGGATTGGGATTAGGATTCATGTCTTTCTTTACAAAAGCGGTTACAAGAGCGTTACAACTATATCCGGATGTAAACTCTATGATCGACGGACAAGAGAAAATTTCATACGATTTCTGTGATATTTCCGTAGCGGTTTCTGGTCCGAAAGGATTAATGGTACCGGTTGTACGTAGTGCAGAATTGTTAACTTTCAGAGGTGTGGAAGCAGAAATCAAACGTTTGGCGATTCGTGCCCGTGACGGACAAATCACGGTGGATGAAATGACAGGTGGTACATTTACGATTTCAAATGGAGGTGTATTTGGAAGTATGTTGTCAACACCAATCATCAACCCGCCACAATCCGGTATTTTAGGAATGCACAATGTGGTAGAACGCGCGGTAGTTAAAAACGGACAGATCGTTATTGCTCCAGTGATGTTTGTAGCCTTGTCATATGATCACAGAATTATTGATGGCCGTGAATCTGTTGGATTCTTAGTGGCTGTAAAAGAAGCGTTGGAAAACCCGGTAGAAATCTTAATGGATAACAATCCTAAAAAAGCTTTAGAGCTATAA